The DNA segment TTTCTGTCCAGGGACCACTAGAGCTGGAACACTAAATATACAGCCATACACTTCCATTTTCAATTCATGGATGCATTTGGGTtttacttgaactcctccacacCCTACAAGAACAATATCATTATGGCTGGAGTCAGGTTGGGATGCAAGCCCTGCATTCTTAAGAAGTTGTTCAGCTTCTGCACTGATAGTGCAGGCCATGGAGCCAGTGTCTAAAAGGGCTTGCAATGACACTTTATCCCCAACCTGTGCATCAGTGTAAAAGAGGCTGTCAGCCTTGTCTAGTCTGGCTATGttttgaaacaacacaaaagtaTTAGATGGAGCAGATTTCAAACTTTCTGCATACACAGATTGTATATCTTCTTTTGAGGCGAGGGACCCATCATACTCACTCACACAGTGCCCTCCCGAATGTGAGTGGCTTAGTTTCCCTGGTCAGCTGAGCCTCCAACTCGCTGAGAGTCTGTGATTTTTTGACAGTTTCTTCGCTGGTGTCCAATCTCAAGACAGGCCAGGCATCTCCTCTCTCTCATGCAGTGTGTTCTTGTAGAGTGGTTACTGTTGCCACATACTTGACATGGAGAAGGCCGGTAGGGAAAAACTGAGGCTGAGTATCACCAACGGGTTGGGCAGTGCGTTCTAATACTCTCTCAAGCATAGTTAACACCGTTCCAGAGCACCTGACTCTGCACGATCATTCGAGCTGGGAAAACTGACAGGAGTAATTTTGACAGTGTTCACTTGCGTTCTACTTCAGGCTCTGAATGGTCAAGTGCTGCTGTTGCAGTAGCAATCTGGAGAGCTTTTGCTGCAGTTGCCTGTGGTCTCTTCACTTGCTGCTCTCTTTGATGCTCATCGATAGCCTCCTGCACCTCAGTGAGTGTCCACTTAGTGGTGGGCTTACACTTGAAAACACAGGCAAGACTAGGATCAGGACAATTTCTGATGAACATCATGGCTATTTCTGCATCCATTTTATTCAGGCTGCTCCTTGATCTTTCAAGTGTCTgtcaacattttcagcagctgtgTTAAGTCTAACCCAGTAGTCCACTGGTGTCTCATTTGCCATCGGCTGAGTGGCATAGAAATCAGCCAGTGGTAAGCAAGACCCAGGAATGTCGCTAAAATAGCGCCTCAGAATGTTATAAACTGCCTCAGGGTTTAAAGGTGTGGTAGAAAGACTACTCTTTAATCCGATCTTTACAATGCTCTTTGCTTTGCCAAGCAGGTGGTTCAGGATTTCGTCAGTTTTTTCCTCAGCTGAAAATCCCTTCTTACGCAAGTAGACCTCCATCATTTCTATCCACTCATGAACAGAGATCttatcatcaccatcaccacgATAAATAGGAGGTTCCCTAATATCTGGTTTCACCACCAGGCTCATTTTTGACAGATCAATAACTGTGTTAGATGTCTCATTTTGCACACACTGTGATGGTGGAGACTTCTCTGGAGTGGGGTGAGATCCACTGTGTAACAAACGGCTGGTAATGGCCTCACCAATTTGGCTCCCTATTTCACCAATGAGGTCACGTAACTGTTGCatggtgttttcattattaGTTACAGGGGTGGAAAACTGGGGCTCCAGCTGAGGTATCTCAATAatctcttctgtttctgatgAACCCTCATCAATCATTTGAGTACTACTCTGGACTAACAGCCCTCTGCCACGCCCAACTActggtgtgaaaacattaaaggtaCTATGACCTCTGCCTGCCATGTTGCACGCAGTACAAAAgcagtaatgtaaaaaaaatttaccaaaaGGGTTTCACAGTTCACAAAAAAATGGCTTTGACAAACTAATATAGTGATTTGACTGATTGTTTAAAGTCTCTGTGTTCATAAAAGCGATCGTAACCTCGACAGTAATGAACAAGATCCACAGGTCGACCAACTGGATGACATCAGCGTCACTAGCACACAGCTGAACCCTCGGCGGTCGGCAGTGGCTAACCAATggatccgggtcacggcaccaaATGTAGCGGTTGTACGAAGAATCACACCGGAATCACTCTGGAATCAACTCTGcgttgttttattcctgttcaaaacaagaacattttaaatactgaggCTCCTGGGCTCCGGATTTCCCCAAACACCCTCTCCTCAGCGCAGCTTGGCGCGAACTCacacagaaatgcattaaacaaaactaaaattctctgattcaataataaaataaatctacagtcatacaaaacaattaaaataaaacctaaacagaaataataataaagaaataattacaattttccaCCATAACATAGAAatatactaaataaattaatttaagaaacaacacacatacctgttcaaaacaagaacattttaaatactgaggCTCCTGGGCTCCGGATTTCCCCAAACACCCTAACCAAccgaaagaaaaacaataaataaataaaaaaattgacaaagaaAACTTGAAGGATGTCACCAATGTGGGAGACAAATGCCCAGTATAATGCTGCGCTAAacgtaaatatatatatatatgagtttacaacatatttttaaaacgttttcaatattttaataaacaaatgaaagacaacTTTGTACACCTACCTCTCCTCAGCGCAGCTTGGCGCGAACTGAGGAGGGCAGCGGGAACACACAGGATATAgcgcagaaacaggaaacaagaaaataaaagcttctccgccaaaataaaatacaattccagaactaagaaaagcaaataaaaatgttttgagaaggttcataaaataaaatagattataaataaataaaattaactcagctacatgacgcatggtcagacggcgtcccaacttgtcaatatatgacgagtcgggtgtgagaatgtgttgtaAATAACGATTAGCGCCGCAGTGAGCCAAAATCCTCTCATTACGTATTAAATACGTCATTAACAGATTATGTTAATGTGcttataaaagaaaacacagaagacgtcactgatttaaatattttttatttgcgcATCAACATTTTATGACAGTTTAAATCTCACATTTGACCACATTTCACTgtgaaacattaagaaaaaggCTCATGAAATGAGACATGGCTGAGCAGTgagataacattttaaactccATCATGACGGATTCGCAGcttcttcactgcaaaaacaagaaacatgttttttaattttaacttcaaatatcttgaaataacacaaacgTTTCAGAAAGTCAGGAGTTTCTTTAAAGCCCCTGGCAGATTTTTTCCACTTGTAACGACATTTTCCCGTGTTGCTGGTGAACGAGCCGGACGTGTCGGGTCAGCACCACTTTGTGCTCTAACTGGACTTCAGGCAGAGGTTCTCAGGTATTACCCTCAGAGGAGACGCATTCAGCGTGTTCAGGTAGGGGAACAGTTTCTCACTGAATGAGTGTGTGAAGGTGTGaaggtgtgtgttggtgttgAGGTCGAAGAACACCAGCTTCCCCCGGTTCCAGTCCAGATGGACTCTGATCCGGCTCAGCTTTCCCATCGGTTCCAGAACCGTGGACGGTTCCGACAGGGCCCGGGCCACGTACTGACCGTCAATGCAGCCGATTCTCCACAGACGGCTGGGATGGTTTCCTTTCCTCTGGACGTCCTGCGAGGCCACGCCCACAAACCAGTCTGTGTTGTCTCCGACCTCAACGTCCCAGCTGTAGGTTCCCGTCATGAAGCCCTCCGAGCCCAGGACGATGCGGAAGAAGTCGAACCTCTCCGGGTTGTCGGGAATGTTCTGCTTCTGGCCGCATCTCACGCTGGTCAGGTCTTCAGACAGGATGAGCTCAAAGTTGGCGCTGTTTGGATCCAGAACCACAGGAGTGTAGGACACCAGATGCTTCATCTTGTTCCAGATGTTGAAGCTCAGGTTGCCCAGGTGTTTGGCCACATCTACCAGGGCTCCAGAGACAGGCTGAGGATTctccagcaggaggcgctgttGGATGGTTTCTGCAGCAGTCCTGAAGCTCTGCAGCATTTCGGCATCCTGAGCCTTTATCAGTCCCTCTGTGTCTTTTATTGTCCGTGAAAGAGCAGCGATCTCTCTACTCAGGGCGTCGATCTTTAGGCTTAACTTCTGAGTCTTCTTGCTTTCTTCTGTCCTCAGAGCAGCAATCCTGGAGTGTTCCTCCTTGTGGAGAAACAGATGAAGCTTCTTGAACTGCTCCTTGATCCGTGTCTCGGTTTGTTGGGTCTGGAGCTTAATGTGTTCAGCTGTCTGATCCAGGTTTCCCTTCTCTTCTTTGAACACCTTCAGTTTGTCCAGCAGCGGCCCCAGGGCCTTTCGCAGCTCATTTCTCCGACCCTGAGCTACTTCATTAACAGGTTGGAGTTTGTGTCCATAATGATCAACTGAATGCTGACAGACGAGACATAAAAGTTCCTTGTCATCCACACAGAACAGTTTGAATTTCTCACCATGCAGCCGGCAGCAAACCTCTGGTTTTGTAACTTTCTTCTTTCTCGTCAACAGGAATCTGTCACAGAGCTTTTTTAAAGCCAGGTTGCATGGAGGGTCACTTGTAATAGATTCTTCCTTACAAAGTGGACActccagtttcttcttctcttcccaCCAGTTTTTCAGGCAGAGTCGACAGAAACTGTGACTGCAGAACAAGACAACTGGATCCCTGTAAACGTCCTGACAGACGGGACAGCTGATGTCCTCCTCCATTGTGAGAGACATTGCTTCTTGTCTCTTCAGTTCAAACTCAATCCAACAGTTTACCAATCACACATCCACACACTAGAGCAGCGCTGGCAGTAAAACTGCCATCAGTGCTGAGGAACTGGGCGTCCTGTCAGTGGATCTTGTTGGGTGGAGTTTGTTTGACCCATGCAAGCTGTTCTAGTTTTCATGCTGATGAGGAAGAAGGATGCATGTTTACCGGCAAACCTCTGGTATGAAGAGCAGGGTGGAGCTCTTGTCTTCATCAGCCTTTATCTTGACAGATTTGGTTCATCTTTGAggcatttcagattttatggCCGTGTTTCTTTCAACCAAAGTCACTTACAGTGATTTTCTGTCAGAGCTGGAAAAGCCCTAagagctttgaacatttttccgCATAAGTGTTTATCTTCAATCTGTGGTTTCTCTGCATGACTGCTTAAATCTGACTTCATGGCAACAGGACTGACAGCTTTTCATCTGGACAAAACCAAAAGATGTTGCTGTTCTCACAGGACGCAACGTAGAATAGAAATAACTATAAATGTATGAGGAGATATGCACAGTtctttgcttatttattttcttcactgtggataatttaaatctgtttatgtccaaatgtttattaaaacagaagCTCATGTGATAAAACGTGTTTTTCAGATACTGAATACTGGAAGCTGTTTTCCCAGAAGACAAACACCAGCGAGAAACTATGTTCCCAAACATGCCTGATggtatttatgaaatatttattacatctaGTAACTGGGTTACATGACATGCAGAAATATCTGCTAACTGGAGCGTCACCTCACCGCAGCAGAGATGACGTGTGTGTTggaaaagcatgaaaaaaagtTCTATAATGATGGAAAACTATGGATCATTACAGCTGAATTGGTTGTCTGcataatttcattgtttttaggTGAGACAAACCTTTACGAATCACCAGATGGGGATGTGTCCTGTGCTGATCAACCATTTCCAgttaaacaggaagaaactAAAGAATTAAAAGTCCAGTCAGGTTTCGGTCTAATGCATCCCAACCAGCAGTTTTCCTCTGGAAACATCCTGTCTGTAGTTTTCCAGCTCCTCTAACTGGGCTGCTGATGTTTTGCATGCAAACCTTGTTCCCCTAAATTAACCTCAGCAgcacattcattttattaatatgcTGTTTTTTAATAGCAGCACAGGATTATTTTCCTTATTGTGTGGCCTAttgctcttatttttttatctttgtgtgaatcTGCATGCTCCCATTTTCCTAAACATTCACCACTGTGGGACAAAACAgcatattcattttttattcattctttagGCTTAGCTGGCCAGTATGAACCCAGGGTTGCATGAAGGATTAACTGGTTTTCAACAGtttgctaatgaactgcctaaGCTTTGCTAAATAGTGTGTGTGAACATCACTAACATCGatttgcaccattcagtatTGATTGATTCAAACaataaagtccagttttattgttgaactggtcagattaactggtcagattaactggtcagattaactgaatcAGCCGTTCGTTAGCGGTCGACGGCTCAGTGCTGCTCAACACTCGGCTCAATATTATAGCAACGTATtgatttaagagttaaaatgttttaatttaataataataatgatttctgtttattttctttgtacttgTGCTGTTatggtttgacctttgaccttttctacacacttttcttattaaattgaactgaattgttgctcattaaactgtttaaatctgtattttaaaaagattataaaaaggatcatgcagtggctgttttagtgtgactgtggctcagcGGGTGGAGCGGTCGTCTTGTGAccagaaggttgtaggttcgattccagcttcctcagccaCTTGGTGGCAAGTTGCCCTCcgacctgcatgtgtgtgtaaatgtgtgtgtgactgtagtgtgaagctctttgagtgtcaacatgaccagcaagGCTCTACATCACTTCAGtccattctcctgtttttatttgataaatcctgtttttatttttgtaccaaacattaaaaagctgatttaacaggtttggatttcttcaggttCCAGGATGTTAATTGAAGATTACAGTTAAATCTGTGCATATTAGATGATAATtgtaatcataatttaatactttGGACCATGAAGATCAAACTTGgtttatctggtttgtttgttataagaaaaaacagttttatcagaaataaaagttactgtgtgatttttctgttagtctttatttataaatacagagtcaagataatataagaaacttaacaaaaagtgcaatttaacatgaaaaactgtagaaaaggtaaaaagaagaagaatcaatgaaagtatgaaaacagagaatttaatcagaaatcattTCCACTCCAGGAAGAAATCGATTCGTAgatcaatactttgtaataatatcaagcttttgtgttgtttgtttgtaaaacttttaacCATTGCTTTGCGTGGCCTCAATAGAAtaacagctgctgcagagcagagcagTGTGTGTGACAACCCAACCCAATTTTACAGTTgtggtcttgaaataaaatccagaatcCTCTACGCACGAGACCGAGACCAAATGTTTGGGCCTGCcgggtctgaccggcatcctcccccaccggcggagccaactcaccaccaggtagtggtcagtggacagaaccTCTGTTCACCTGAGTGTCCAGGACATACGGCcacagatccgatgaaacgatgacaaagtcgatcatcgaactgcagcCTCGGATGTCCTGGTGCCCCCTGAGGCTGACCTTATGCTCTAACATTGAAAGTGTTGCATTTAAGGATCAACTCTCCTCTTTGTTCCTCTATGATTCCTCTGTCAAAAAGGAATCGTTTGTGAAATGATTCCTTTTTGACAGAAGGAATAATTTTgattccaggtttttttttaagttttaggCCAAAACTTTAGGTTTTCCTAATTAtagtgcttttaaaaaatgactgaaaataactTTCATCATCTTCTAAATTGAAAATGAATGTGCTTATCTGTGGACCAATACAGAAAGCTGGAAGTGGAGATAAAAATGTCAGCcatgatgaatgaatggattATTACAGAATGCTCTGGCTGCTCAGTGACCTTCATTGACACAATACCTTTAGGGAACGTTATCGTATCTTCAACAAGACAGAGAGGGTCTGGGAAAAGTGTCCCTCCTCCAGCATCTACGGAGAGACCAGACTGCTTATGGGAGGCTTCACCCCCAGGCAAACTGGTGGACAGCAGTCTCCCAGTACACCAACTGGAAGCTCCAGCAGAGGCCCAGCCAACTGGTGCTTATAGCATCACTATGAGTGTGTTGGATATCGTTGGAGAGCAGTGAGCGTCTGCAGTGACTGTAGAATAATgacttctggttctggtagAAGGTAAACTGAAACTCTAGGAGAACACTTGGAACCACGTCTTCAGATAGCATTTATTTTCCAGGAAGTCGACGACCCAAAGCCTCCAgttaaagctgcacaaacggagATGGTCTGTTCTGGacaggcctagtcaaagcccagactaATTGACAGCTGATCCCCCATCAACCTAGCAGAGCTGGAAGAGTTTATCaggaagaaatgagaaaagCCGGCAGCATCCAGATGAGCAGCCAGCCTGAGACCGACCcacactgactgctgctgggaCGGCAACTGAACTGAAGATTTATGCAATCACCATTTTATCTtacatatttcagtttaatgTAGGCGatctttcagacatttttatctAGAGCCACATTTTGTTGACCACatctgatttgtaaaagcaacaaaaagagtaaaacatcCAGTGGATTTGC comes from the Gambusia affinis linkage group LG07, SWU_Gaff_1.0, whole genome shotgun sequence genome and includes:
- the LOC122834511 gene encoding zinc-binding protein A33-like, whose amino-acid sequence is MSLTMEEDISCPVCQDVYRDPVVLFCSHSFCRLCLKNWWEEKKKLECPLCKEESITSDPPCNLALKKLCDRFLLTRKKKVTKPEVCCRLHGEKFKLFCVDDKELLCLVCQHSVDHYGHKLQPVNEVAQGRRNELRKALGPLLDKLKVFKEEKGNLDQTAEHIKLQTQQTETRIKEQFKKLHLFLHKEEHSRIAALRTEESKKTQKLSLKIDALSREIAALSRTIKDTEGLIKAQDAEMLQSFRTAAETIQQRLLLENPQPVSGALVDVAKHLGNLSFNIWNKMKHLVSYTPVVLDPNSANFELILSEDLTSVRCGQKQNIPDNPERFDFFRIVLGSEGFMTGTYSWDVEVGDNTDWFVGVASQDVQRKGNHPSRLWRIGCIDGQYVARALSEPSTVLEPMGKLSRIRVHLDWNRGKLVFFDLNTNTHLHTFTHSFSEKLFPYLNTLNASPLRVIPENLCLKSS